Within Spinacia oleracea cultivar Varoflay chromosome 4, BTI_SOV_V1, whole genome shotgun sequence, the genomic segment TCTCAATTACTTCGTTTTAAATTTATGAGTTTtcgttttaaaattcaaacctcaaaaataacacaataacacCCTAAGCCCAATTTGGGGCCAGACATTAACATGCTGCAAAATCAGCCCACGCATAATAAAACCAACGCCGTCGTTTTGTCGTAACATTGGCGCACATTCGCCATAATCGTCAATATTCTTCCCTGGAGAAAACATGAAGCAGCAGTAAGAGCGTCGAACAAGTagagaagagagagatagaGTGAGTgaattgaagaaaatggcgtgGACAGTGGCAGCTCACTTCTCTTCATCTCCAATCGTCGCTTCTTTCTGGGTAACTCCAACTCTTTCGTCGCTTTTCATTCATCGAATTTGGAACAATTTCAGAAGTGGTCGATTATCTGCTTGTGTCCTGTGAATTATTGCACATTTTGTCaaattttgtgttttcttttaGTATATCAGCTAATAGTATCTCACAATTCACATATATAATAGCAAAGATTGAGGGCGGAGGGCTCATGTACAATAGGTCACAGTTTCGGATTCCCATTGGCTTATTCAtaccaaaaacaaacaaatataATAGCCTAGTCCCCTTTTCCTTTTGGTGAAATTGGAAGGTCGATTGGTATCTTTTGTTTCTTGAattgaattatgtgattgttagTATATGCATATTGTTGTTCAATTTTAGTGCTAGTTTAAACTTTAAATGGCTTACTTTTTAACAATTGACCTGACACGGCACGACTCGACAAGGCACGACTCAGTATGACCCAACCCGAACACCGGATTTGATAGCTATTCATTTACGTGAGCTCATTGACATTGTTGATGGCATTAATTTGAGCTGCCATGATAGTTAGAGGGTGGATATTTTTTTGCTCTTATGTACTCCTTCAGTACAGAAACAATTGTGTTATTGCGTCAATCCCTTAAAGTTCAATATATGACACGAATCTACATTGTGTTTGGAAACAAAGTTAACATGGAAATGTGAGGAAAAGTAAAACTATGAAAATCTATAGAAAACTAAATCTGAATACATACATGGAAATctctaaattttaatttgtttggctaattattatggaaaacTATGGAAAGTTACTTATTTTTCActtgtttaattttgttttccacGGTTTTTCATCACCTTTTTTAGGGGAAAAGTGTGGAAAATAAAATAGGCAAAACATAAGACTCGGTCTTTAAATAAGTTCAAAGGAATGATAAAAGAAGTGGGACAGGGGGTAGTTGTTGATATCAAGAGGTCAATTATAGTTGTAAATATGAGGTTGGGTCATGTAGTTATTTTCATCCTTCTATCAAGTGTTCAAGACATTGTGTAATGTGCACTTTCGATGGTTAGGCAGTATTGGAACTTCGAGTCAGTGTGAAGAGTGTGAGTGAGTAAGATTGGAGGTTATAGTCTTTTGGTGTTGTTGGTGTGATGTGACTAAGGATCTTACTTAGGATTGTAGGTCTGTAGACAATACTCTGACTCCTATTTGATATGAATAAGCTATGCTGTGACTCCTTGTGGGCGTTGTGGCCTATTACGTTAAAATGGCTAGGAAAGTTATTAGTGTAAGTAACTTAGAGTGTATAGATATTGTAGTTAGATTCATGTGAAAAAAATCCTTCGATGGTGGTGTTTGCCTGAACTAAACTATATCATTTCTTTTCGTAATTAGCTTTTTTCGTATCCTTGTTAACGCAGAATATAATGTGACAGTTTCAATATCTCCAAGAGTTCCATGAGCTTCTTGTCAATTGTGTTTCCTTCTAAGAAGCTAAGGCGCTAAGCCAATTCCCCTGTAGTCTGCAGGGAAGTTAGTCGGGGTATTTGGCCTATTTTGTGTGATTAGTTTGATTTCTCTGATGGTACATTTAAGAAAAAGTAGGAATTGTTCATTTGGAGACTCACCAAAATGTATTAGCAACTTTTTGTTACTAACATTTCTTTCCTTTAGGTTTGATGATTGGTTTTTTCTTGTTGGTTTTATTGACCTATAACTTAATTTACTCACTTCAGGAGCTAGAGCCGAAAACAAGTTCTCACTGTGTAGTTTCAAGTCTACGGTCTATGACAGCATGTAAGTTTTTAACTCGACTTTTTCAGTGATCTTCACCTTGATCTAGCCTTTGCTGCTTATAGAGTTATAGCGAATCTACAAATGTCTATTTTGTTATCTTCATCATGATCTTGATTTGCTTCTCAGAGTTGGTAGCTTGTTCAGTGGTTCTTGAAAGTTTCTATATCGCTCCTATTAGCTGATTATCTGTGTTTGTTGGTCAAATAAATCTGTCATTGTGGTTGTAGACTTATATCCCATTGTTTACTGTTACTTGAAGAAGAATTATGTGATTCCTGTAAAGCTCCCGACTTCAATCAACGTGTGACGTGTGGATGGTTGATGTGCATTGGCAATAGTCTTATCAGGAGATCTATGATTTGGAGCGAAACTAGTATGAATCCTAGAAACATGAGAAACTGATTTGTGATGTTATACTTATGATTCTTGGCTACTTTATACAGACTGTAGTTTTTCCAACCAGTATTCacttgttttctttctttttcgacCCTTATCACTTATCTTATACTTGGTACTTCAAATGTGTTTGATATGGTTTCACATATAAGCAACAATATGTCCAAAATGCTTATGAAAGAGTTGCTTttaaacttttaatacttgTTATTCTGAAATCATATCTTATGCTTGCAGCATTCAGAGTCATGGCCTCTGCCAGGAATTACACCGCCTTACAGAGTCGGGACTCTGGCCACCTGATTAGAGTACCATCTAGGGATTTATTTGTTGTATTGCCCCTTTATTCTGATGTAAGTTACTGTCCTCGAACATTAACCGGCTACTGGGTCGGACCCGACACTGAGGATGGTTGGGGTTTTGTAGAAGCCTTTATTGATAAAATTCTCTGATTCTTTGTTGCTTATCCaccatttttttcttttttaagctGATTGTGTGATTAGTGAGCAGTAACTTTTGTTGCTCATTACGTGAATAAATGCAAGCCACAGAACTGGAAAATTTTCAAGCCATAATTATCTGTTATGTGCTTTTCTTATGGGTTTTGGGATTGCATTCGTGCTGTTAGTTGCTTCACCAAAATCTTCCCTGTTACACATAATGACAATCATAACGAGTTTGATGATATTAGGGCCCTTTATGGTGCTGTTTAGACTTAGGCCCAACCCGGCACGAAAAAATCTCGGCCTAACACGTGCAAGAAAAAATCACAAAGCCATGGGCTTGGCCTAGGCcgtatttttttggtaaattgcATGAATTGACTTGATCCGGCAGCTAGTCAAATTAAGCATAGACCTGTGGGTTATGTTTCAAAATTTTCGGCCCGACCTGATGGGCTTGACTACATACTGAAGCTAAGCCCAGCCcagcccacaaccatctttagagTTCATGCTATTGGTTCATGTGTTTCGAAATTTTTTATAACAAATTATCCGACTTTATCTCACTAGAAATTTAAAgtttaaatttataaataatggGCTTACCAAACTTGAAATTACTTGAAAATAACTCGGTACTGGTATGACCTAAAATGTGGTCCATTATTAGAGATGGAGGTAGAAAGTTCAACAAAAATGGTGGTAGCCTGGATTCTAGAAGATCTTTCACCAATTGCTGTAGTAAATCTAGCAAGAGCAATGTATGACTTTCCGACACAAGACATTAGTTCTTCAGTATATAGAGCTTCGGAGCAATGCAGAAGTGATGATAACAGATTAACAGTGTTCATCCCCTCAGAACAGAAATAGATACAAGCCTAGAAACTCCAACTTGGATACCGTCAAAAGCACTACTAGTAAATATTACATCGTACATCACTAACTTAGAGAATACCAGATAAAAAGGTATAAACATAAGTTAGATCCTATATGAAGAACCCCAATCAATTGGAAGCAAGACACAATTTGTTCAACAATCTCAAATATCATAGCTCGTTCTTCTTTCAGTAAACAGAAAACGTGGTCAATTTGTTGAATGATGCAAAGAGATGCTATTGTTATGAACCAATTAGAATCCTGTTCACCACATCAACAGGCAATGCATAGGCAGGATCTATGGCTTTCACTCCTGGATATTGGAGATGTGATAGACCTACATCAATGCCAACATGACAGAATCAGCGGAGTTCAGAAATCGCCAATGCCAAAATGACCCATCATCCCAACAtttgtgtgtgtgcgtgtgtgtgtgtgtgtgtgtgtgtgtgttaccTGCAACTCCAAAGTAAGTGTGATAAATGTCGACAGCATCATCTGGCCTATCTGAGATACCTCCTTTCTCTACGTCCTGTATGATATTCAGATACGAGAACAGAGGTTATGAACAAACACCAGGAAATAAGAAACTGTAAATTGACATTCTAATAAGTACAAAGTCAAATTTAAAACGGACCTGGCAATCTAAGATGAAATTAGCAAGCTTTTCTTTGTCAATCCAGTGAACCCTGTCGATCATAATCAAGCTAGAAAGTACCCACCATGAATAGCAGACCTGAATACCATAAATCCATTTGGAAGCATATGTGTGAGAATCTTCCCTTTCTAAAAAAAAGTATCAGAGATATTAAAGGTGACTCTCACGTCCGGAAGCTTCTCTGGTCGACCATTTAGACCTCCCGATTTCACCTGGCGCTCACACAACCACCAGCCAAGAAGATCCTTGTCAACATGATGAAGACATCCAGTTATAGCAAGAGCACCAACACAGCAAAATACTGCAATCATGGATCATACAATTTTACTCTTTCCACAAGATACATGTAAAAAGAAAGCCATATAAATTAACAACTTATCATGAGTAACCACAACTCGCAAACATCAGAGCATCCATGAGAATGATATTTTCACAAAGGTCTATGTCTATCAAATCATGAAAATTTTCTTATGAGTAAGATACTATATTTCCAACCATATTTGATATTATACCATTTCTTCCTCAGATCTTATAAACAGAAAACTAAAACATAAAACCTCCAAACACAGTGCTTCCGACCTCTCTCCAAAGAAGTTCCCGTTAGAAAAAATGTGGGTGTCTAAAACATAGTAACCCTAAGTCCTGAGAGTCGTAAACATCATAACCTtcctaagattttttttttttttttgcaattataagtttataaccTTCCTAAGATTGAGGTAATTAACAATAGTTATCATAAAGTGATTTAAC encodes:
- the LOC110798151 gene encoding uncharacterized protein, which produces MAWTVAAHFSSSPIVASFWELEPKTSSHCVVSSLRSMTASFRVMASARNYTALQSRDSGHLIRVPSRDLFVVLPLYSDVSYCPRTLTGYWVGPDTEDGWGFVEAFIDKIL